A single region of the Rhodococcus sp. W8901 genome encodes:
- a CDS encoding response regulator transcription factor, with the protein MSQVRVLIVDDEPSLVELLSVSLRFQGFEVETASNGAEGLDKARIFRPDALILDVMMPGMDGFGMLRRLRADGIDAPVLFLTARDAVEDKVTGLTIGADDYVTKPFSLEEVVARLRVILRRSGHGDQDKQPARVRFADIELDDDTHEVWKAGDQVSLSPTEFTLLRYFMVNAGTVLSKPRILDHVWNYDFGGEVGVVESYVSYLRRKVDTTEPRLIHTLRGVGYVMREPR; encoded by the coding sequence ATGTCGCAGGTCCGGGTGCTGATCGTCGACGACGAGCCGTCGCTCGTCGAACTGCTGTCCGTCAGCCTCCGCTTCCAGGGGTTCGAGGTGGAGACCGCGTCCAACGGGGCCGAGGGCCTCGACAAGGCGCGCATCTTCCGACCCGACGCGCTGATCCTCGACGTCATGATGCCCGGCATGGACGGGTTCGGGATGCTGCGCCGCCTGCGGGCGGACGGCATCGACGCGCCGGTGCTGTTCCTGACCGCCCGGGACGCCGTCGAGGACAAGGTCACCGGATTGACGATCGGCGCCGACGACTACGTCACCAAGCCGTTCAGTCTGGAGGAGGTCGTGGCCCGGCTGCGGGTGATCCTGCGGCGCTCCGGTCACGGCGACCAGGACAAGCAGCCCGCCCGGGTCCGGTTCGCGGACATCGAACTCGACGACGACACCCACGAGGTGTGGAAGGCGGGCGACCAGGTCTCGTTGTCGCCCACCGAGTTCACGCTGCTGCGCTACTTCATGGTCAATGCGGGCACGGTGCTGAGCAAGCCACGGATCCTCGACCACGTCTGGAACTACGACTTCGGCGGCGAGGTGGGCGTGGTGGAGTCCTACGTCTCGTACCTGCGCCGCAAGGTCGACACCACCGAGCCGCGCCTGATCCATACCCTGCGCGGCGTCGGCTACGTGATGCGCGAACCTCGGTAG
- a CDS encoding sensor histidine kinase, with amino-acid sequence MRRLRALPLRITLVAALLLLAAAGLLASGVAVTSAMESSLIARTDRQLFDAAHGWAKPRDSRPGPPVAEPGPNRPPSPFYVRVTAPDGTVHLEVNDESTNATPQLVTDPGPVTVGSAGGGDIRWREMTVTTPSGTTTVAIKLTDIDETVDRLVVLQLGIGIVVLAVLGFAGYFVVRRSLRPLQEVEETAADIAAGDLHRRVPERDQSTEVGRLSSALNGMLAQIQSAFAATEASEESARRSEERMRRFVADASHELRTPLATIRGFAELYRQGASTDAEMVLSRIESQATRMGLLVEDLLMLARMDAQRPFERHPVDLLTVAADAVHDARALAPRRRITLEVLPGSEPAQVMGDDARLRQVLGNLMGNALEHTPGAASVTVRVGTDGTDAVLEVSDTGPGLGDEDAARVFERFYRADESRTRASGGSGLGLSIVAAHDGTVTVDSAPGKGATFRVRLPRG; translated from the coding sequence ATGAGGCGCCTGCGCGCGTTACCGCTGCGGATCACCCTGGTCGCGGCGCTGCTGCTGTTGGCCGCGGCCGGGCTGCTCGCCTCCGGTGTCGCGGTGACCTCCGCGATGGAGAGTTCGCTGATCGCCCGCACGGACCGGCAGTTGTTCGACGCGGCGCACGGGTGGGCGAAGCCGCGGGACTCGCGCCCCGGTCCACCAGTCGCCGAGCCAGGACCGAATCGGCCGCCCAGCCCGTTCTACGTCCGCGTCACCGCCCCGGACGGCACGGTCCACCTCGAAGTGAACGACGAGAGCACCAACGCGACACCACAACTCGTCACCGACCCCGGACCGGTGACCGTCGGATCCGCCGGTGGTGGCGACATCCGGTGGCGGGAGATGACGGTCACCACCCCCTCCGGGACGACGACGGTGGCGATCAAGCTCACCGACATCGACGAGACCGTGGACCGGTTGGTGGTGCTGCAACTCGGAATCGGCATCGTGGTTCTGGCGGTACTCGGATTCGCGGGGTACTTCGTGGTGCGTCGCAGCCTGCGACCGCTGCAGGAGGTGGAGGAGACGGCGGCCGATATCGCCGCGGGCGATCTGCACCGACGGGTGCCGGAGCGGGACCAGAGCACCGAGGTGGGTCGGCTGTCTTCGGCGCTCAACGGGATGCTCGCGCAGATCCAGTCGGCGTTCGCCGCGACGGAGGCATCGGAGGAATCGGCGCGTCGGTCCGAGGAACGGATGCGGAGGTTCGTCGCCGACGCCAGCCACGAACTGCGCACGCCGCTGGCCACGATCCGGGGCTTCGCCGAGTTGTACCGTCAGGGCGCGTCGACGGATGCCGAGATGGTTCTGAGCCGGATCGAGAGCCAGGCCACCCGGATGGGTCTGCTGGTCGAGGATCTGTTGATGCTGGCGCGGATGGATGCGCAGCGACCGTTCGAGCGGCATCCGGTGGACCTGCTGACGGTCGCGGCCGACGCCGTCCACGACGCGCGCGCGCTCGCGCCCCGGCGGCGGATCACGTTGGAGGTCTTGCCCGGTTCGGAACCCGCCCAGGTGATGGGCGACGACGCCCGACTGCGGCAGGTGCTCGGCAATCTGATGGGAAACGCGCTCGAGCACACCCCCGGCGCGGCGTCGGTGACGGTGCGCGTCGGCACCGACGGCACCGACGCGGTCCTCGAGGTGTCCGACACCGGACCCGGCCTCGGTGACGAGGACGCGGCCCGGGTGTTCGAGCGGTTCTACCGCGCCGACGAGTCCCGGACTCGGGCGAGCGGCGGCAGCGGACTGGGGCTGTCGATCGTCGCCGCGCACGACGGCACGGTCACCGTCGACAGCGCACCCGGGAAGGGTGCGACCTTCCGGGTGCGGCTGCCGAGAGGCTGA
- a CDS encoding HIT family protein, with protein MPSVFSAIIAGDLPGRFVWEDEDVVAFLTIAPVTQGHTLVVPRKEVDQWQDVDDELFTKCTTVSRTIAKAVRKAFDAPRAGFLIAGLEVPHLHMHVFPAYTMGNFDISGADTDPSPESMDEAATKIKAALRDLGHAENVPA; from the coding sequence ATGCCTTCTGTGTTCAGCGCCATCATCGCCGGAGATCTGCCGGGTCGTTTCGTGTGGGAGGACGAGGACGTGGTCGCGTTCCTGACCATCGCGCCCGTCACCCAGGGCCACACCCTCGTCGTCCCCCGCAAGGAGGTCGACCAGTGGCAGGACGTCGACGACGAATTGTTCACCAAGTGCACCACCGTCTCCCGCACGATCGCGAAGGCGGTCCGCAAGGCGTTCGACGCGCCCCGCGCCGGCTTCCTGATCGCGGGCCTCGAGGTTCCGCACCTGCACATGCACGTCTTTCCCGCGTACACCATGGGGAACTTCGACATCAGTGGCGCCGACACCGACCCGTCGCCCGAGTCCATGGACGAGGCCGCCACCAAGATCAAGGCCGCGCTGCGCGACCTCGGCCACGCCGAGAACGTCCCGGCCTGA
- a CDS encoding YdcF family protein — translation MSVRSLRPRRILVSAVIAAAAAGLALPGQAGAESSLGIVNAVSPTTLVNGALSVVGGCQTPVRDLIVSCTRLETLTTQVPVMLAINPFTTNIVVLGAGLFPDGTMRPVLESRLRAALQLAQQYPLAPIIVSGGVPQSGVTEAQAMRQWLVANGVVPFRITEENTSRSTVENAANTNVILQQRGAVGAVVVTSPDHLQRAMVDFRVAVAGRIPIAGVVAP, via the coding sequence ATGTCCGTCCGTTCGTTACGCCCCCGCCGGATCCTCGTTTCGGCCGTCATCGCGGCGGCCGCCGCCGGACTCGCGCTGCCCGGCCAGGCCGGTGCCGAGTCCTCGCTCGGCATCGTCAATGCGGTGTCGCCCACCACGCTCGTCAACGGTGCGCTCTCCGTCGTCGGCGGATGCCAGACGCCGGTCCGGGACCTCATTGTCAGCTGCACCCGGCTCGAGACGCTGACCACGCAGGTCCCGGTGATGCTGGCGATCAATCCGTTCACCACGAACATCGTCGTGCTCGGCGCCGGACTGTTCCCGGACGGCACTATGCGGCCGGTGCTCGAATCCCGTCTGCGGGCGGCCCTCCAACTGGCGCAACAGTATCCGCTCGCGCCGATCATCGTCAGCGGCGGCGTGCCGCAGTCGGGTGTCACCGAGGCGCAGGCGATGCGTCAGTGGCTCGTCGCGAACGGGGTCGTGCCGTTCCGGATCACGGAGGAGAACACATCCCGCTCCACCGTCGAGAACGCGGCCAACACCAACGTGATCCTGCAGCAGCGCGGGGCGGTCGGCGCGGTGGTCGTGACCAGCCCCGACCACTTGCAGCGGGCCATGGTCGACTTCCGGGTCGCGGTGGCCGGCCGCATTCCGATCGCGGGCGTCGTCGCACCGTAG
- a CDS encoding histidine phosphatase family protein translates to MQLLIVRHALPERITVAEGPADPGLAELGHRQAGRLPQALAEYDIARIVTSPQRRARETAAPIVEATGLTPEVDEELAEYDSQMDHYIPIHEARDRAPEVFERIRGGLLPEFVDEDAFRGRVVGAIERVVAGSRHEDTVAVVAHGGVTNVFLQQVLGLPRPLTFPLDYTSITRVLVSRNGNRRVASVNETGHVRDLLHH, encoded by the coding sequence ATGCAGCTGCTCATCGTGAGACATGCTCTGCCGGAACGCATCACGGTTGCGGAGGGGCCTGCTGATCCCGGGCTCGCCGAGCTCGGACATCGGCAGGCGGGCCGCCTGCCGCAGGCACTTGCCGAGTACGACATCGCACGGATCGTCACGAGTCCGCAACGTCGGGCACGGGAGACTGCCGCGCCGATCGTCGAGGCGACGGGGCTGACACCCGAGGTCGACGAGGAACTGGCCGAGTACGACTCCCAGATGGACCACTACATCCCGATCCACGAGGCGCGGGACAGGGCTCCGGAGGTGTTCGAGCGGATCCGCGGCGGTCTGCTGCCCGAGTTCGTCGACGAGGACGCCTTCCGGGGCCGGGTGGTCGGTGCGATCGAGCGGGTGGTGGCGGGCTCGCGGCACGAGGACACCGTGGCCGTCGTCGCGCACGGTGGCGTGACGAACGTCTTCCTGCAGCAGGTTCTCGGGCTGCCTCGGCCGTTGACCTTTCCGCTGGACTACACGTCGATCACGCGGGTGCTCGTTTCGCGCAACGGCAATCGACGTGTGGCCTCGGTCAACGAAACCGGACACGTGCGGGACCTGCTGCACCACTGA
- a CDS encoding DUF2630 family protein — protein sequence MSEHDIIESIDELVREERELRSRAERQGLSDEESARLTFLEQRLDQCWDLLRQRRAKVEFGEDAARVAPRPVDEVESYRQ from the coding sequence ATGTCCGAGCACGACATCATCGAGAGCATCGACGAACTCGTCCGTGAGGAAAGGGAATTGCGCTCACGGGCCGAGAGGCAAGGGCTCTCGGACGAGGAGAGTGCCCGCCTGACATTCCTCGAGCAGCGGCTCGACCAGTGCTGGGACCTGCTCCGGCAGCGCCGTGCCAAGGTCGAATTCGGCGAGGATGCAGCGCGGGTCGCTCCGCGACCGGTCGACGAGGTCGAGTCCTACCGTCAGTAA
- the thpD gene encoding ectoine hydroxylase: protein MTLVEDVYTTRVSDEPQVIGRPDPVFWGDPITAEYADFDRRGYLQRENVIGDADVGACLAEIDRIQHDSTLRDDERIVREDGSDAVRSIFDILELSDAVRRVVELSGAYDIARDVLGSDVYVHQSRLNYKPGFQGGAFYWHSDFETWHAEDGMPRPRAVSASIALTGNTEYNGPLMIMPGTQRSFVQCSGATPDDFYRESLVTTTPRIGVPSERVITDMWQRHGIEVLTGGAGSMTMFDCNALHASGGNISPMPRANVFVVFNSVENVVQAPYSGSAPRPSFLAKRPR from the coding sequence ATGACTTTGGTGGAAGACGTGTACACGACCCGGGTTTCGGATGAGCCGCAGGTGATCGGCCGCCCGGATCCGGTGTTCTGGGGCGATCCCATCACCGCGGAGTATGCGGATTTCGACCGACGCGGATATCTGCAACGGGAGAACGTGATCGGCGACGCGGACGTCGGGGCCTGCCTCGCGGAGATCGACCGGATCCAGCACGATTCGACGTTGCGGGATGACGAACGCATCGTCCGCGAGGACGGCTCCGATGCGGTGCGCTCGATCTTCGACATTCTCGAACTCAGCGATGCCGTTCGTCGGGTCGTCGAGTTGTCCGGCGCGTACGACATCGCGCGCGACGTTCTCGGCTCGGACGTCTACGTCCACCAGAGCCGGCTCAACTACAAGCCGGGATTCCAGGGCGGCGCGTTCTACTGGCACTCGGATTTCGAGACCTGGCACGCGGAGGACGGCATGCCCCGTCCGCGCGCGGTGAGCGCCTCGATCGCGCTCACCGGAAACACCGAGTACAACGGCCCGCTGATGATCATGCCCGGCACCCAGCGGTCCTTCGTGCAGTGCTCGGGGGCCACACCGGACGACTTCTATCGCGAGTCGCTCGTGACCACGACGCCCAGGATCGGGGTGCCGTCGGAGCGCGTCATCACCGACATGTGGCAGCGGCACGGCATCGAGGTGCTGACCGGCGGCGCCGGTTCGATGACGATGTTCGACTGCAACGCCCTGCACGCGTCCGGTGGGAACATCTCGCCGATGCCGCGGGCCAACGTGTTCGTCGTGTTCAACAGCGTCGAGAACGTCGTGCAGGCGCCCTACTCGGGTTCGGCACCGCGGCCCTCGTTCCTGGCGAAGCGCCCCCGCTGA
- the purD gene encoding phosphoribosylamine--glycine ligase, translating to MRVLVIGSGAREHALLLALARDPGVDKLMCAPGNAGIARIAETHGVDVASGDAVVELAKSQAADLVVIGPEVPLVLGVADAVRAAGIACFGPSAEAARIEGSKAFAKDVMAAAGVRTAHSEVVDTPADLDAALDRFGPNWVVKDDGLAAGKGVVVTTDRSAARDHAAECLEIGHPVLLESFLDGPEVSLFCLVDGETVVPLLPAQDHKRVGDGDTGPNTGGMGAYTPLPWLPAEAVTQIVDDVVKPVAVEMAKRGCPFTGLLYAGLAMGKNGPAVVEFNCRFGDPETQAVLALLESPLGEVLNAAATGTLASVPPLQWRDGSAVTVVLAAENYPATPRTGDVITGSDAERVLHAGTAAREDGAIVSAGGRVLSVVGVGADLTEAREDAYARLSEVKLPGGHFRTDIGLAAVEGRISI from the coding sequence GTGCGCGTACTCGTGATCGGCTCCGGAGCCCGTGAACATGCCCTCCTGTTGGCCCTCGCCCGTGACCCGGGCGTCGACAAGCTGATGTGTGCCCCCGGCAATGCCGGCATCGCCCGCATCGCCGAGACACATGGGGTCGACGTCGCGTCCGGTGACGCCGTCGTCGAGCTCGCGAAGTCGCAGGCCGCCGACCTGGTCGTCATCGGCCCCGAGGTGCCGCTGGTGCTCGGTGTCGCCGACGCCGTCCGCGCCGCGGGGATCGCTTGCTTCGGCCCGTCCGCCGAGGCCGCCCGCATCGAGGGCTCCAAGGCGTTCGCCAAGGACGTCATGGCCGCCGCCGGTGTCCGCACCGCGCACAGCGAGGTCGTCGACACCCCGGCCGATCTCGACGCCGCCCTCGATCGCTTCGGCCCCAACTGGGTCGTCAAGGACGACGGACTGGCCGCCGGCAAGGGCGTCGTCGTCACCACCGACCGCAGCGCCGCGCGCGACCACGCCGCCGAGTGCCTCGAGATCGGGCACCCCGTGCTGCTCGAGTCGTTCCTCGACGGCCCCGAGGTGTCCCTGTTCTGCCTGGTCGACGGCGAGACCGTGGTCCCGCTGCTGCCCGCGCAGGACCACAAGCGCGTCGGCGACGGTGACACCGGCCCCAACACCGGCGGCATGGGCGCCTACACGCCGCTGCCGTGGCTGCCCGCCGAGGCCGTCACCCAGATCGTCGACGACGTCGTCAAGCCGGTCGCGGTGGAGATGGCGAAGCGTGGTTGCCCGTTCACCGGCCTGCTGTACGCGGGTCTGGCCATGGGCAAGAACGGCCCGGCCGTCGTCGAATTCAACTGCCGCTTCGGCGACCCTGAGACCCAGGCCGTGCTGGCGCTGCTCGAGTCGCCGCTCGGCGAGGTGCTGAACGCCGCCGCGACCGGCACCCTCGCGTCGGTCCCGCCGCTGCAGTGGCGCGATGGCTCCGCGGTCACCGTCGTCCTGGCCGCCGAGAACTACCCGGCCACCCCGCGCACCGGTGACGTCATCACCGGGTCCGACGCCGAGCGCGTCCTGCACGCCGGTACCGCCGCCCGTGAGGACGGCGCGATCGTCTCCGCCGGTGGGCGCGTCCTGAGCGTCGTCGGCGTCGGCGCCGATCTGACCGAGGCCCGGGAGGATGCGTACGCACGCCTGTCCGAGGTCAAGCTGCCCGGCGGCCACTTCCGCACCGACATCGGCCTCGCCGCCGTCGAGGGTCGCATCTCGATCTGA
- a CDS encoding pyridoxal phosphate-dependent aminotransferase, with protein MRTESQRSSIPAFHVMDVWKAATERQRTHGDVLTLAAGQPSTPAPQPVLRAARESLDNHLLGYTETFGIEPLREAIAGYHSSRSGISVDADDVVVTTGSSGAFTLLFLAAFDAGDTVVVARPGYPAYRNTLTALGCNVIEIDCGPETRFQPTVAMLEQMDTPPAGLIVASPANPTGTVIDPAELAALARWCEEHDTLLISDEIYHGIGFGAQVTASAWETSRQAVVIGSVSKYFSMTGWRLGWMLVPESLRRPLQRLASNMTVCPPAISQYAAVAAFTDEARAELDGHVQRYAVNRELLLTGLPELGLTELAPADGAFYVYADIAHLTDDSTSWCARLLADTGLALAPGIDFDTVHGDHTVRLSFAGSTAEIRDALARLERWLPAPK; from the coding sequence GTGCGTACCGAATCCCAGCGATCGTCCATCCCCGCCTTCCACGTCATGGACGTGTGGAAGGCCGCCACCGAGCGGCAGCGCACGCACGGCGATGTGCTCACGCTCGCGGCCGGTCAGCCGTCGACGCCGGCCCCGCAGCCGGTACTGCGCGCCGCGCGGGAATCGCTGGACAACCACCTGCTCGGGTACACCGAGACGTTCGGCATCGAGCCGCTGCGCGAGGCCATCGCGGGATACCACAGCAGCCGGTCCGGGATCTCCGTCGACGCCGACGACGTCGTGGTCACCACCGGTTCGTCGGGCGCGTTCACGCTGCTGTTCCTCGCGGCGTTCGACGCCGGCGACACCGTCGTCGTCGCCCGGCCCGGCTACCCCGCGTACCGCAACACGCTGACAGCGTTGGGCTGCAACGTGATCGAGATCGACTGCGGACCCGAGACCCGGTTCCAGCCGACCGTCGCGATGCTCGAGCAGATGGACACCCCGCCCGCCGGGCTGATCGTCGCGAGCCCCGCGAACCCCACCGGCACCGTCATCGACCCTGCCGAGTTGGCCGCGCTGGCCCGCTGGTGCGAGGAGCACGACACGCTGCTGATCTCCGACGAGATCTATCACGGGATTGGGTTCGGAGCGCAGGTCACGGCATCGGCGTGGGAGACGTCGCGGCAGGCCGTGGTGATCGGGTCGGTGTCGAAGTATTTCTCGATGACGGGCTGGCGTCTGGGTTGGATGCTGGTGCCCGAGAGCCTGCGCCGTCCACTGCAGCGGCTCGCGTCGAACATGACGGTGTGCCCGCCGGCGATCTCGCAGTACGCGGCCGTCGCGGCGTTCACCGACGAGGCGCGTGCCGAGCTCGACGGTCACGTGCAGCGGTATGCGGTGAACCGGGAGCTGCTGCTGACCGGGCTACCCGAGCTGGGGCTCACCGAGCTGGCGCCCGCCGATGGTGCGTTCTACGTGTACGCGGACATCGCGCACCTCACCGACGACTCGACGTCGTGGTGCGCGCGGCTGCTGGCAGACACGGGTCTCGCGCTGGCGCCGGGCATCGACTTCGACACCGTGCACGGCGACCACACGGTGCGGTTGTCGTTCGCGGGTTCCACCGCGGAGATCCGGGACGCGCTGGCCCGGCTCGAGCGGTGGCTGCCCGCGCCGAAGTAG
- a CDS encoding TetR/AcrR family transcriptional regulator, with translation MTSAATPKGERRRQALVTAAADLLLEGGFDAVRHRAVASRAGLPLASTTYYFGSLDELVALAVEHNGNRELDAMRERIDDVTQRRRGVEATVDLIVDLLIGPDEVGDGARERLIARYERFVASARHPELRDVQLRLRAQTDDLLAEVLRRSGRVVREPQLRRLVAVVDGVVVGALSEVDPDPRGMARAMLLDLIDEFAPPSTH, from the coding sequence ATGACGTCCGCGGCGACCCCGAAGGGTGAGAGGCGCCGTCAGGCGCTCGTCACCGCCGCGGCCGACCTGCTCCTCGAGGGCGGCTTCGACGCGGTCCGGCACCGTGCGGTGGCCTCCCGTGCGGGTCTGCCGCTCGCGTCCACCACCTACTACTTCGGCTCGCTCGACGAGCTGGTGGCCCTCGCCGTCGAACACAACGGCAACCGGGAACTGGACGCGATGCGCGAACGCATCGACGACGTCACGCAGCGGCGGCGCGGCGTCGAGGCGACGGTCGATCTGATCGTCGACCTACTGATCGGTCCCGACGAGGTCGGCGACGGTGCCCGGGAACGGCTGATCGCACGGTACGAGCGGTTCGTGGCGTCGGCGCGACATCCCGAGCTGCGGGACGTGCAGCTGCGGCTGCGGGCGCAAACCGACGACCTTCTCGCCGAGGTGCTGCGCCGGTCCGGCCGCGTCGTGCGCGAGCCGCAGCTGCGTCGCCTGGTCGCCGTGGTGGACGGGGTGGTCGTGGGCGCGCTCAGCGAGGTGGACCCCGATCCGCGGGGGATGGCGCGCGCGATGCTGCTCGACCTGATCGACGAGTTCGCTCCTCCGAGCACGCACTGA